In a single window of the Paenibacillus sp. MMS20-IR301 genome:
- a CDS encoding aldo/keto reductase gives MSTTISELVTLPDGTALPRLGQGTWSIGDHASSRAEEIAALRLGVELGMNLIDTAEMYGEGRSEELVGEALRGIRDQVFLVSKVYPHNAAGDKLIRSCEASLKRLGTDHLDLYLLHWRGKIPLEETVAGMEALVASGLIARWGVSNLDTADMQELLRIPGGNRCAVNQVLYHLGSRGIEHELLPWLKGHKIPVMAYSPLAQAGKLRKGLTENETVRQIAESHGVTPLQILLAWSIHEGDVLAIPKAATREHVAQNAAAGKLVLTADELWQLDDAFPQPSWKVPLDMI, from the coding sequence ATGAGTACAACGATATCTGAACTAGTCACTCTGCCGGACGGGACAGCACTGCCCAGACTGGGCCAGGGAACCTGGTCCATAGGGGATCACGCCTCAAGCCGGGCTGAAGAAATAGCCGCACTGCGCCTGGGCGTAGAGCTTGGAATGAACCTGATTGACACCGCCGAAATGTACGGGGAAGGGCGTTCCGAGGAATTGGTCGGCGAAGCGCTGCGGGGCATCCGTGACCAGGTGTTTCTGGTCTCCAAGGTGTATCCGCATAATGCCGCGGGAGATAAGCTGATCCGCAGCTGTGAAGCCAGCCTGAAGCGGCTCGGCACGGATCATCTGGACCTGTATCTGCTGCACTGGCGCGGCAAGATCCCGCTGGAAGAGACGGTTGCCGGCATGGAGGCGCTGGTGGCTTCCGGATTAATCGCCCGCTGGGGCGTATCCAATCTGGATACTGCGGATATGCAGGAGCTGCTGCGTATTCCCGGCGGCAACCGCTGCGCGGTTAACCAGGTGCTCTATCATCTCGGCTCAAGAGGAATTGAGCATGAGCTGCTGCCTTGGCTGAAGGGGCATAAGATTCCAGTGATGGCGTATTCTCCGCTGGCCCAGGCAGGGAAGCTGCGGAAAGGGTTAACGGAGAATGAGACAGTACGGCAGATAGCCGAGAGCCATGGCGTGACGCCGCTGCAGATTCTGCTGGCCTGGAGCATTCACGAAGGGGATGTGCTGGCGATCCCCAAAGCGGCAACCCGTGAGCATGTTGCCCAGAATGCCGCGGCCGGCAAGCTTGTGCTTACCGCCGACGAGCTTTGGCAGCTGGATGATGCGTTTCCCCAGCCTTCATGGAAGGTGCCGCTGGATATGATTTGA
- a CDS encoding multidrug efflux SMR transporter gives MAWMMLIAAGLCEMFGVAMIGRLHKHRNWQSVLLLVLGFGASFLLLSLAMETLPMGIAYAIWTGIGASGAAIMGMLFYGEARDLRRIFCIVLILGAVAGLKLIG, from the coding sequence ATGGCATGGATGATGTTAATTGCCGCAGGATTATGCGAGATGTTCGGGGTAGCGATGATAGGCAGGCTGCATAAGCACCGCAACTGGCAGTCGGTCCTTCTGCTGGTTCTGGGCTTCGGCGCAAGCTTCCTGCTGCTGTCACTGGCTATGGAGACGCTGCCGATGGGAATCGCCTATGCCATCTGGACAGGGATCGGCGCGTCCGGCGCTGCAATCATGGGAATGCTGTTCTATGGTGAAGCGCGGGACCTGCGGCGGATCTTCTGTATCGTGCTGATTCTCGGAGCGGTAGCCGGGCTGAAATTAATCGGTTAG
- a CDS encoding DMT family transporter, whose amino-acid sequence MDTSKDTNRKSGNGKAWAMIAGAACFEVVWVIGLKHASVPWEWAVTAVAILVSFYALIRASGRLPVGTVYAVFVGLGTAGTVLTGGVLFGEPLRPLKLILIAVLLAGVVGLKLATPAEDQDKHVKELN is encoded by the coding sequence ATGGACACAAGCAAAGACACAAACAGAAAAAGCGGCAACGGTAAGGCATGGGCAATGATTGCAGGGGCGGCCTGCTTCGAGGTAGTCTGGGTAATCGGGCTGAAGCATGCTTCGGTTCCATGGGAGTGGGCCGTGACAGCGGTGGCCATCCTGGTCAGCTTCTATGCCCTTATCCGGGCCAGCGGCAGGCTGCCGGTCGGCACCGTCTACGCCGTATTCGTGGGACTTGGAACAGCGGGAACGGTGCTTACCGGAGGTGTGCTGTTCGGGGAGCCGCTGCGCCCGCTGAAGCTGATCCTGATTGCCGTGCTGCTGGCCGGTGTAGTCGGGCTGAAGCTTGCCACTCCGGCAGAAGATCAAGATAAGCATGTAAAGGAGCTGAATTAA
- a CDS encoding MBL fold metallo-hydrolase, translating into MFQSRHFHILPIADGIYALEAAEQGGAMSNAGIIDLGGCTLIFDTFNTPQAGQDLRRAALHLLNQPVRYVVNSHWHGDHVRGNQMFCEETIIASNITRELMRRTQPEWLARMTPLLPNLQTDLAALAAAISAEPDEAARLRLTAEQAYLQEIRESIETLIVTYPAITYSRELTLSGSKRSVALRSLGEAHTACDTILYSPADSVVFAGDVIAVQNHPLFTDGNPQSWLLALDTLEKLGAQQIVPGHGPVSGAGSISSMRQYITDLLALRGEHGSSGDAVEISDIPVPAAYQDWKATGVFYRNLEFLLSQ; encoded by the coding sequence ATGTTCCAATCCAGACATTTTCATATTCTTCCAATCGCAGACGGAATCTATGCCCTTGAAGCTGCGGAGCAAGGCGGAGCCATGAGCAACGCCGGTATTATCGATTTGGGCGGCTGTACACTAATCTTCGACACCTTCAATACTCCGCAGGCCGGACAAGATCTGCGCAGGGCCGCTTTGCACCTGCTGAATCAGCCGGTCCGCTATGTTGTTAACAGCCATTGGCATGGAGATCATGTCCGGGGCAACCAAATGTTCTGTGAAGAAACGATTATAGCCTCTAATATAACCAGAGAGCTGATGCGAAGAACCCAGCCTGAATGGCTCGCCCGCATGACTCCGCTGCTGCCTAATCTGCAGACGGATCTTGCTGCACTTGCCGCCGCAATCTCTGCTGAACCAGACGAAGCCGCGCGGCTCCGTCTGACTGCGGAACAAGCTTATCTGCAGGAAATACGCGAGTCCATTGAAACACTGATAGTAACTTATCCGGCAATTACATACAGCCGGGAGTTGACCCTCTCCGGCAGTAAAAGAAGCGTTGCGCTCCGCTCGCTCGGTGAGGCTCACACAGCATGTGATACCATCCTGTATTCGCCTGCAGATTCAGTTGTATTCGCCGGAGATGTTATCGCCGTCCAGAATCATCCGCTGTTCACGGACGGTAATCCGCAGAGCTGGCTGCTTGCCCTCGATACACTGGAGAAGCTGGGTGCTCAGCAGATTGTTCCCGGCCACGGTCCAGTCAGCGGCGCCGGCAGTATCAGCAGCATGAGGCAATACATCACAGACCTGCTGGCTCTACGCGGGGAACACGGCAGCTCAGGGGACGCGGTGGAAATTTCAGACATCCCAGTTCCCGCAGCTTATCAGGACTGGAAGGCCACCGGTGTGTTCTACCGTAACCTGGAGTTTCTGCTCAGTCAATAA
- a CDS encoding glycoside hydrolase family 3 C-terminal domain-containing protein, producing MTTATAADIQKLISQMTLEEKAGLCSGLDFWNTKGIERLGIPSLMVTDGPHGLRKQQGDADHLGLHNSVPATCFPSAAGLASTWDRKLITRVGEALGAECQAENVAVLLGPGNNIKRSPLNGRNFEYFSEDPYLASEMAASHVKGVQSQGVGTSLKHFAANNQEHRRMSVNAVIDERTLREIYLASFEGTVKQSQPWSVMCSYNQVNGEYASESEALLTRVLREEWGFEGFVVSDWGAVNERVKALQAGLELEMPSSGGIGDAKIVAAVNSGELPVETLDLAVTRMLEFVFRSTGNRRGDIVFDREKHHALAREVARESMVLLKNEDGILPLPKSGTLAIIGEFATTPRYQGGGSSHVNPTKLDDAFTEMQAVAGDAASFLYARGYELANDDVNEALLQEARDTAAKADAAVLFLGLPDRYESEGYDRAHLSLPANHKALIAAVAEVQSSIIVVLSNGSPVEMPWLPQAKAVLEGYLGGQAFGGAVADLLFGEASPSGKLAETFPQKLSDNPSFLNFPGEGDTVEYKEGLFVGYRYYDKKEIEPLFPFGFGLSYTEFQYSNLVLDHTRISDTDTVQVKVTVKNTGSRAGKETVQLYVSDVESSVIRPLQELKGFDKIELQPGEEREVTFELNKRSFAYYNVGLADWHVESGLFTVSVGSSSRDIRLSAELEVVSTVKLAAEFHRNSTVGDLLANPLTEGKAKKYGSIFGMEDAMGDNPEMFLAMMKYMPLRALIGFGQGKYTEADLAEDLRELNALAGQE from the coding sequence ATGACAACGGCAACAGCAGCGGATATTCAGAAGCTTATTTCACAAATGACACTCGAAGAAAAGGCCGGGCTGTGCTCGGGACTGGATTTCTGGAATACCAAGGGAATAGAGCGGCTGGGGATTCCTTCATTAATGGTAACAGACGGACCTCATGGCCTTCGTAAGCAGCAGGGAGATGCGGATCATCTCGGTCTGCACAACAGTGTACCGGCAACCTGCTTCCCTTCCGCGGCCGGACTGGCTTCCACCTGGGACCGGAAGCTGATCACCCGGGTAGGCGAAGCGCTGGGAGCAGAATGCCAGGCGGAGAATGTGGCGGTTCTGCTAGGACCCGGCAACAATATCAAACGCTCCCCGCTGAACGGCCGGAACTTTGAATATTTCTCGGAAGATCCCTATCTGGCTTCGGAGATGGCTGCCAGTCATGTGAAGGGCGTGCAGAGCCAGGGTGTCGGAACCTCGCTGAAGCATTTCGCCGCCAATAACCAGGAGCACCGCAGAATGTCTGTAAATGCGGTGATTGACGAGCGGACACTCCGGGAGATCTATCTGGCCAGCTTTGAAGGCACAGTGAAGCAGAGCCAGCCGTGGAGCGTAATGTGCTCCTATAATCAGGTTAACGGCGAATATGCCTCTGAAAGTGAAGCGCTGCTGACCAGAGTACTCCGTGAGGAGTGGGGCTTCGAAGGCTTCGTGGTATCCGACTGGGGCGCTGTTAATGAGCGGGTGAAGGCACTGCAGGCCGGGCTGGAGCTGGAGATGCCGTCAAGCGGGGGCATCGGTGATGCGAAGATTGTTGCTGCGGTGAACAGCGGCGAGCTGCCTGTGGAGACGCTGGATCTGGCTGTTACGCGGATGCTGGAATTTGTCTTCCGCAGCACAGGGAACCGCCGCGGGGATATTGTATTTGACCGGGAGAAGCATCATGCACTCGCGCGTGAAGTGGCCCGGGAGAGCATGGTGCTGCTGAAGAATGAAGACGGCATTCTGCCGCTGCCTAAGAGCGGCACGCTGGCTATTATCGGCGAATTCGCCACAACCCCGCGTTATCAGGGCGGCGGCAGCTCGCATGTGAATCCGACGAAGCTGGATGATGCTTTCACTGAGATGCAGGCTGTAGCAGGTGATGCGGCAAGCTTCCTGTATGCCCGGGGATATGAGCTGGCAAATGATGACGTTAATGAGGCATTGCTGCAGGAAGCGCGGGATACAGCAGCTAAGGCAGATGCAGCCGTGCTGTTCCTCGGACTTCCAGACCGCTATGAGTCGGAAGGGTATGACCGGGCGCATCTGTCGCTACCGGCTAACCATAAGGCGTTAATCGCTGCGGTCGCAGAAGTACAGAGCAGTATCATCGTGGTGCTGAGCAACGGTTCACCGGTGGAGATGCCGTGGCTGCCGCAGGCTAAGGCAGTGCTGGAGGGCTATCTCGGCGGACAGGCCTTTGGCGGCGCCGTTGCCGATCTGCTCTTCGGTGAAGCCAGTCCAAGCGGCAAGCTGGCGGAGACTTTCCCGCAGAAGCTGAGTGATAATCCGTCGTTCCTGAATTTCCCGGGCGAAGGCGATACTGTGGAGTACAAGGAAGGCTTGTTCGTCGGCTACCGTTATTATGATAAAAAAGAAATCGAGCCGCTGTTCCCGTTCGGCTTCGGACTTAGCTATACCGAGTTCCAGTACAGCAATCTGGTTCTGGACCATACCCGCATCAGCGATACGGATACCGTTCAGGTGAAGGTAACCGTGAAGAATACCGGCAGCAGAGCGGGGAAAGAAACGGTACAGCTGTATGTTAGCGATGTGGAGAGCAGTGTAATCCGTCCGCTGCAGGAGCTGAAGGGCTTCGACAAGATCGAGCTGCAGCCGGGTGAAGAACGGGAGGTAACCTTCGAGCTGAATAAACGCTCGTTCGCTTACTACAACGTGGGATTAGCCGATTGGCATGTGGAGAGCGGGTTGTTCACGGTCTCTGTCGGCTCCTCCTCCCGTGATATCCGCCTCAGTGCAGAGCTTGAAGTTGTATCAACGGTGAAGCTGGCAGCAGAATTCCACCGCAACAGCACAGTGGGCGACCTGCTGGCCAACCCGCTTACCGAGGGCAAAGCGAAGAAGTACGGCAGTATTTTCGGTATGGAGGATGCGATGGGGGATAACCCGGAAATGTTCCTGGCGATGATGAAATATATGCCTTTGCGCGCCTTAATCGGCTTCGGGCAGGGCAAGTATACCGAAGCCGATCTGGCGGAGGATTTGCGTGAGCTGAACGCGCTGGCCGGGCAGGAGTAA